A genomic window from Companilactobacillus alimentarius DSM 20249 includes:
- the rbsK gene encoding ribokinase has protein sequence MTNKVVVIGSINVDSIEHIDKLPKPGETIKMNAFSKAGGGKGANQAVAAVRSGAETSFIGRVSDDDNGKMMLELMQKDKIDVKNIIVTPNEDTGQSYILLQKSGQNSIIYQAGANSLVTAEDIDKASDVIKASDFVVTEFETPIVAAIEAFKIAHKANKKTILNPAPAVKDIPEELLKLTDVITPNETESELISGIKITDKESLEKSAKFYHNLGISCVIITLGSKGSFVSCKDIEEQISAFKVKAVDTTAAGDTFIGALVAELKSDLSNLHDAIVYASKASSLTVQKLGAQPSIPKREQVIK, from the coding sequence ATGACAAATAAAGTAGTTGTTATTGGAAGTATTAATGTTGACAGTATCGAACACATTGACAAGTTACCAAAGCCTGGAGAAACTATTAAAATGAATGCTTTTTCCAAAGCCGGTGGTGGCAAAGGTGCTAATCAAGCCGTTGCCGCAGTGAGATCTGGTGCAGAGACTAGCTTCATTGGTCGTGTTAGTGATGATGATAATGGCAAGATGATGTTGGAATTAATGCAAAAAGACAAGATTGATGTCAAAAACATTATCGTAACGCCTAATGAGGATACTGGACAATCATATATTCTGCTTCAAAAATCAGGTCAAAATTCAATCATTTATCAAGCTGGTGCCAATTCCTTAGTAACGGCTGAGGATATTGACAAAGCAAGTGATGTGATAAAGGCAAGTGATTTTGTCGTTACAGAATTTGAAACGCCAATTGTAGCAGCGATTGAAGCTTTCAAAATCGCTCATAAAGCTAACAAGAAGACCATTTTGAATCCTGCTCCAGCGGTTAAGGATATTCCTGAAGAACTTTTGAAATTGACTGATGTCATCACTCCTAATGAAACTGAAAGTGAATTGATTTCAGGAATCAAGATAACGGATAAAGAGTCGTTAGAAAAATCTGCTAAGTTTTATCATAATTTAGGAATTAGTTGCGTTATTATAACTTTGGGATCGAAAGGATCATTTGTTTCTTGCAAAGATATTGAAGAACAAATTTCCGCTTTCAAAGTTAAAGCAGTTGATACTACGGCAGCAGGCGATACCTTTATTGGAGCTTTGGTTGCTGAATTAAAGAGTGATTTATCTAATTTACACGATGCTATTGTATACGCCAGCAAAGCTTCATCACTAACTGTACAAAAGTTGGGAGCTCAACCATCTATTCCTAAACGTGAGCAAGTTATAAAATAA
- a CDS encoding TIGR00730 family Rossman fold protein produces the protein MKNIAVYCGASSGNQKIYQLNTQKLGYWLVENNYGLVYGGGNKGLMNLLANSVIEKNGFVHGIITQKLYDRNLAHNKLSELEIVNNMSQRKEAMLNDSIANIALPGGPGTLEEISEAFSWTIIGESNHPCIFYNINHYYDELETFFDSMTQEGFLDIKARNTLLFSDSLDEIGHFIANYLPPKLRRYQS, from the coding sequence ATGAAAAATATTGCAGTCTATTGTGGCGCCTCATCAGGCAACCAAAAGATTTATCAATTAAATACTCAAAAACTCGGTTATTGGCTTGTCGAAAATAATTATGGATTAGTTTATGGTGGTGGCAATAAGGGCTTAATGAATCTCTTGGCTAACAGCGTCATCGAGAAAAACGGTTTTGTTCATGGAATCATTACTCAAAAATTATATGATCGTAATTTAGCACATAATAAATTGTCAGAACTTGAAATAGTCAATAATATGTCTCAGCGCAAAGAAGCAATGCTTAATGACTCCATCGCAAACATTGCTCTACCCGGTGGTCCTGGAACCTTGGAGGAAATTTCTGAAGCCTTTTCTTGGACTATCATCGGGGAAAGCAATCATCCCTGTATCTTCTATAATATAAATCACTATTATGACGAATTGGAAACCTTTTTTGACTCCATGACCCAAGAAGGCTTCTTGGACATTAAGGCTCGTAACACCCTGTTATTTAGCGATTCTTTAGATGAAATCGGTCACTTCATTGCAAACTATTTGCCTCCAAAATTACGCAGATATCAATCCTGA
- a CDS encoding site-specific integrase — protein sequence MVKIPYLSGFNAYLKTRHISAKAHTEYMNSLNDFFNYTIQHNTDYKISEKITDVHEMDVRLFKDFMLEKLELSPSTINKVISNLNVYFKYLFSLKKTPEIPTLNINSVTVPKQSDFPVTVFLKLPDYLKADLSIYTRLLILIISKGFNYKEALAPDFYKKFNQLNFDLDQRKFLSTYQTYIEPYKNYWDNDNLFLSRNKAANSPLLTVTALHRDLKRDSDSTNLDLSPKKLYTTFILLALSTRELSEDQLRALDALDTASVLYYRRLKRETNFNI from the coding sequence ATGGTTAAAATTCCCTATCTATCTGGTTTCAATGCTTATCTAAAAACTAGACATATTTCTGCCAAAGCACACACGGAATATATGAATTCTTTAAATGACTTTTTCAATTATACGATTCAGCATAATACTGACTATAAAATTTCTGAAAAAATTACTGATGTCCACGAAATGGACGTTAGACTGTTCAAAGATTTCATGTTAGAAAAACTAGAATTGAGTCCTAGTACCATCAATAAAGTCATTAGCAATCTCAATGTTTATTTCAAATATCTCTTCAGTCTCAAAAAAACTCCTGAAATTCCCACGTTAAATATCAACAGTGTCACGGTCCCAAAACAATCAGACTTTCCCGTGACTGTTTTTTTAAAATTGCCTGACTATCTAAAAGCAGATTTGAGTATTTATACAAGACTATTAATTCTCATTATCTCTAAGGGATTTAATTATAAAGAAGCCCTGGCCCCTGATTTTTATAAAAAGTTCAATCAGTTAAACTTCGACCTTGATCAAAGAAAATTTCTAAGTACCTATCAAACATATATTGAACCATACAAAAATTATTGGGATAACGATAACCTTTTCTTGAGTCGTAATAAGGCTGCCAATTCCCCACTACTAACTGTTACCGCTTTACACCGAGATTTAAAGCGGGACAGTGACAGTACCAACTTAGATCTTTCTCCTAAAAAGCTTTACACGACATTCATCTTACTAGCATTAAGCACTAGAGAGCTCTCAGAAGATCAACTGCGAGCTTTAGACGCCTTGGATACGGCTTCTGTCTTATACTATAGACGTTTAAAGCGTGAAACAAATTTTAATATATAA
- a CDS encoding PTS sugar transporter subunit IIA: protein MGLFSRKKLDEFVAPATGKLIHLDKVSDPVFSQKLMGDGYALAPTDNTIVAPIGGIVGTVFPTKHALMITSKHGLEIMLHLGIDTVELKGKPFEMFIKEGQTVKTGQKIATMNLKQVKDSGKDPAIMTIITNSDAVKDMGEFSEHDVKAGDQALDIAVN from the coding sequence ATGGGGTTGTTTTCTAGAAAAAAGCTTGATGAATTCGTTGCACCAGCAACCGGTAAGTTGATCCATTTGGATAAAGTCAGTGATCCAGTTTTTTCACAAAAACTCATGGGTGATGGCTATGCTTTAGCTCCAACAGACAACACAATCGTAGCTCCAATCGGAGGAATAGTTGGAACCGTCTTCCCTACAAAGCATGCTTTAATGATAACTTCTAAACACGGTTTAGAAATCATGCTTCATCTGGGAATTGATACAGTTGAATTAAAAGGTAAACCTTTTGAAATGTTTATTAAAGAAGGTCAGACTGTTAAAACAGGTCAGAAAATAGCTACTATGAATCTCAAACAGGTAAAGGATTCTGGTAAAGATCCTGCCATCATGACAATCATTACTAATTCTGATGCTGTTAAGGATATGGGGGAATTTTCAGAACATGATGTGAAAGCTGGCGACCAAGCTTTGGATATTGCTGTCAATTAA
- a CDS encoding methylated-DNA--[protein]-cysteine S-methyltransferase — translation MSIYFHSYFIRQHYYVIGASKDGLVFVGSQDKGFEELKRIYPSGKIIDDNGRTQFYAQQIEEYLAGCRKDFDIPIDVNGTTFQKSVWKELLKIPYGQTRTYTQIAEAINRPTAIRAVATAIGKNPLLIVIPCHRVVAKSRKLGGYRGGLTMKRELLQLESDK, via the coding sequence TTGTCAATTTATTTTCATTCATACTTTATTAGGCAACATTATTATGTAATTGGTGCCTCTAAGGATGGATTAGTCTTTGTTGGTTCGCAGGATAAAGGATTTGAAGAGTTAAAAAGGATTTATCCAAGTGGGAAAATTATAGATGACAATGGCAGGACACAATTCTATGCTCAACAAATTGAAGAATATTTAGCTGGATGTCGTAAGGATTTTGATATTCCAATAGATGTCAATGGGACTACTTTTCAAAAATCAGTTTGGAAAGAGTTATTAAAAATTCCATATGGACAGACAAGAACTTACACGCAAATAGCGGAGGCTATTAATCGACCCACTGCAATTAGAGCAGTGGCCACAGCTATTGGTAAAAATCCATTGCTAATAGTGATTCCTTGTCATCGTGTAGTGGCTAAGTCAAGGAAGCTAGGTGGGTATCGTGGTGGTTTAACAATGAAACGGGAATTGTTACAATTAGAGTCTGATAAATGA
- a CDS encoding TetR/AcrR family transcriptional regulator, whose product MSQATIFKYFRSKKELLLFIIKPMIENILPTTQRILQDNHDGLISWVHFLVNDRYHFLSRNRDAAIILISQVLIDEQVRGMLLDRVSYSKSLFAKKVWENLLISDEIRDDLSMPDFIQLVLGQILFYFLQSQRIEVIDDPRQINRDLQRIERTIILAIRK is encoded by the coding sequence ATGAGTCAAGCAACTATTTTTAAATATTTTAGATCGAAGAAAGAATTATTACTGTTCATTATTAAACCGATGATTGAGAATATTTTACCGACTACTCAACGAATCTTACAGGATAATCATGATGGTTTGATTAGTTGGGTGCATTTTCTTGTAAATGATCGTTATCATTTTTTATCACGCAATAGGGATGCAGCTATTATTTTGATTTCACAAGTTTTAATTGATGAGCAAGTTAGGGGGATGCTTTTGGATAGGGTAAGTTACTCAAAAAGTCTATTTGCTAAAAAAGTTTGGGAAAACCTATTGATTTCCGATGAAATTAGGGATGACTTGAGTATGCCTGATTTCATTCAGCTTGTTTTAGGACAGATCCTTTTCTACTTTTTACAAAGTCAACGTATCGAGGTAATTGATGATCCAAGACAAATTAATCGTGATTTGCAAAGGATTGAACGGACAATAATTCTGGCAATTAGAAAATAA
- the recQ gene encoding DNA helicase RecQ, with protein sequence MNLEAILKERFGYDTFRAGQRELIEKVLDGQKAMGIMPTGGGKSICYQLPATILPGITLVVSPLISLMKDQVDSLNEVGIPATFLNSTVEWLDREERMRYIETGAVKLLFVAPEKIVDDEFYSWLSQLDISLIAIDEAHVLSSWGHDFRNSYLKMIKPLKQLSGEPAWLALTATATEQVQDDLADILEIPNENIVKTGFARTNLTLKIERGVDKVKFVSNYVLSHADESGIIYAGRREDVDNIYTFLQKKGIRVGRYHAGLSDQERHQQQEDFLYDRIDVIVATNAFGMGINKTNVRYVLHFTIPGTIENYYQEVGRAGRDGLPAEAVLLYAPVDLQLHRFFIGKSLGDDQYKMSLTNKLFKMSQYAETESCLMKFILDYFGEEDTQPCGKCSNCLDNREVVDITADAQKALSCIVRMDQRYGKKMVTRVLVGKDDVANDWHHFEKLSTFGIFKDNTLKQTSRLLDFLSANGFLKSSGGKYQTLLLSDKGLKVLKGDLNVVRRREQVNTEIKTKTMVADGSFDVDLFEDLRKLRLELARKQGIAPFMIFSDKTLKNMCEMMPTSTEEFLSVSGVGKVKLEQYGETFLTAITEFQKTKQRIS encoded by the coding sequence TTGAATTTAGAAGCTATTTTAAAAGAGAGATTTGGTTACGACACATTTAGAGCTGGTCAAAGAGAATTAATTGAAAAGGTCTTGGATGGTCAAAAAGCTATGGGTATCATGCCTACTGGTGGTGGTAAATCAATTTGCTATCAGTTGCCGGCTACTATTTTGCCTGGGATAACTTTGGTTGTTTCGCCATTGATTTCTCTTATGAAGGATCAGGTTGACAGTTTAAATGAGGTTGGTATACCGGCCACCTTCTTAAATAGTACAGTAGAATGGCTCGACCGTGAGGAGCGGATGCGCTATATTGAAACTGGCGCCGTGAAGCTCCTTTTTGTTGCTCCTGAAAAAATTGTAGATGATGAATTTTACAGTTGGCTATCACAGTTAGATATTTCATTAATTGCAATTGATGAGGCTCATGTACTGTCTTCATGGGGGCATGATTTTCGAAATAGTTACTTGAAGATGATCAAGCCACTGAAACAATTGTCTGGAGAGCCTGCTTGGTTGGCACTGACTGCTACTGCAACCGAACAAGTACAAGATGACTTAGCTGACATTTTAGAGATTCCAAATGAAAATATTGTTAAAACAGGATTTGCTAGAACTAATTTAACCTTAAAAATTGAGCGTGGTGTTGATAAAGTAAAATTTGTTTCCAATTATGTTTTGAGTCACGCAGATGAATCAGGGATTATTTATGCGGGACGTCGTGAAGATGTTGATAATATTTATACTTTTCTCCAGAAAAAAGGTATCAGGGTAGGGCGTTATCATGCTGGATTGAGTGATCAAGAGCGGCATCAACAACAAGAAGATTTCTTGTATGACCGAATAGATGTTATTGTGGCAACCAATGCTTTTGGTATGGGTATCAACAAGACTAACGTTCGTTATGTGTTGCATTTTACTATACCTGGTACAATTGAGAATTATTATCAAGAAGTAGGTCGTGCGGGACGTGATGGGCTACCAGCAGAGGCCGTCTTATTATATGCTCCAGTCGACTTGCAACTGCATCGATTCTTTATTGGAAAATCTTTGGGTGATGATCAATATAAGATGAGTCTGACCAACAAACTCTTTAAGATGAGTCAGTATGCTGAAACCGAATCCTGCTTGATGAAGTTCATTTTGGACTACTTTGGCGAAGAAGATACTCAGCCTTGTGGTAAATGCTCTAATTGCTTGGACAATCGGGAAGTAGTAGACATCACAGCTGACGCTCAGAAGGCTTTGAGCTGTATTGTAAGGATGGATCAAAGATATGGTAAAAAGATGGTTACGCGCGTCCTAGTTGGGAAAGATGATGTAGCAAATGATTGGCACCATTTTGAAAAGCTGTCGACGTTTGGAATCTTCAAGGATAATACTTTGAAGCAAACTAGTCGATTGCTTGATTTTTTAAGTGCTAATGGCTTTCTTAAGAGTAGTGGAGGAAAGTATCAGACGCTCTTGTTGTCTGATAAGGGGTTGAAAGTACTTAAAGGCGATTTGAATGTTGTTAGAAGAAGAGAGCAAGTAAATACTGAGATTAAGACTAAAACGATGGTGGCCGATGGTAGTTTTGATGTTGACTTGTTTGAAGATTTACGTAAATTAAGATTAGAATTAGCCCGGAAGCAAGGAATAGCACCATTCATGATTTTTTCTGATAAGACATTGAAAAACATGTGTGAGATGATGCCAACTAGTACTGAAGAATTTCTGTCAGTTAGTGGTGTCGGTAAAGTTAAACTTGAACAGTACGGAGAAACTTTCTTGACAGCAATTACAGAATTTCAAAAAACTAAACAGAGAATATCTTAG
- a CDS encoding metallophosphoesterase family protein, translating into MKKIAVISDIHGNFNALKNVLKDSKEQGVEEYWFLGDLLMPGPGTNSILELLKSVNTTIKLRGNWDDFLFEDILSISKQYIDEPQTTYIVELYKYVTEHLDHKYLNEMRQWPIYSKTKVGKLNILLAHNYPQKNFDHELLPYADQKNFDTLLFEKPYDIAIYGHTHHQLMRTSSKDQLVINPGSIGQPYTAWNNFNADRRAQYAILTFDDIGYRGIDFRKVSYSITDELKFAQANQLPFFELYKRIFTDGKAFTHNNAVLDEVIAKHHYKEATLKYLKELSNSKDDRQ; encoded by the coding sequence TTGAAAAAAATCGCAGTAATCTCAGATATACATGGAAATTTTAATGCCCTAAAGAATGTTTTAAAAGATTCGAAAGAACAAGGCGTTGAAGAATATTGGTTCTTAGGAGATTTATTAATGCCAGGACCTGGAACTAATTCGATTTTAGAACTTCTTAAGTCCGTTAATACTACTATAAAATTACGTGGAAACTGGGACGACTTTTTATTTGAAGATATTCTTTCTATCAGCAAGCAATATATTGATGAACCGCAGACAACTTACATTGTAGAGCTCTATAAATACGTCACTGAACATCTGGATCACAAGTACTTGAATGAAATGCGGCAATGGCCAATTTATTCTAAAACTAAAGTTGGTAAATTAAATATTTTATTAGCACATAATTATCCGCAAAAAAATTTTGATCATGAATTGTTGCCATATGCAGACCAAAAGAACTTTGACACATTATTATTTGAGAAACCATATGATATAGCAATCTATGGGCATACACATCATCAACTAATGAGGACCAGTAGCAAAGATCAATTAGTTATTAATCCCGGTTCGATTGGACAACCATACACTGCATGGAATAATTTCAATGCTGACAGACGTGCTCAGTATGCTATTTTAACTTTCGATGATATAGGATATCGTGGAATTGATTTTAGAAAGGTTTCTTATTCAATTACTGACGAATTAAAATTCGCTCAAGCTAATCAATTACCATTTTTTGAGCTTTATAAAAGAATCTTTACAGATGGTAAAGCTTTTACACACAATAATGCAGTTTTAGATGAAGTAATTGCAAAGCATCATTATAAAGAAGCAACTTTGAAATATCTTAAAGAATTATCGAATTCAAAAGATGATAGACAATAA
- a CDS encoding NAD(P)H-binding protein, whose protein sequence is MTNILVLGANGKIARIVETNLLNNPDYQLTLVLRNAYRLHQLNQANNVKIVDGDVSDKELLSKVMSGQDVVYANLNGQMEHWAKNIVEAMEKTKVQRLIWITGSGLYHEVPNPFGSWVENYVGHESKEDTRRAAKIIENSQLSYTIIRAAYMTNDPKIDYELTTKGETFKGTMISRASIADFVVKIIDDDKKYQCGSYGISQPGTDNMLHKIREIEHDL, encoded by the coding sequence ATGACAAATATATTAGTTTTAGGCGCTAATGGTAAAATAGCTCGGATTGTTGAAACCAACTTGTTGAATAATCCCGATTATCAATTGACTTTAGTTCTTAGAAATGCTTATCGTTTGCACCAATTGAATCAAGCCAACAATGTTAAAATCGTTGATGGGGACGTCAGTGATAAAGAATTATTAAGTAAAGTTATGTCCGGTCAAGATGTTGTTTATGCGAATCTTAACGGGCAAATGGAACATTGGGCTAAAAATATCGTCGAAGCAATGGAAAAAACTAAAGTTCAACGTTTGATTTGGATTACCGGTTCTGGTCTTTATCATGAAGTACCCAATCCTTTTGGTTCATGGGTTGAAAACTATGTAGGTCATGAATCAAAAGAAGATACTAGACGAGCAGCTAAGATTATTGAAAATAGTCAATTATCTTATACGATCATCCGTGCTGCTTATATGACTAATGATCCTAAGATTGACTATGAGTTGACCACTAAAGGTGAAACCTTTAAAGGCACAATGATCTCTCGAGCTAGCATTGCTGATTTTGTGGTCAAGATTATCGATGACGACAAGAAATACCAATGTGGTAGCTATGGTATCAGTCAGCCGGGGACTGACAACATGTTACACAAAATTAGAGAAATAGAACATGATTTATAA
- a CDS encoding cyclophilin-like fold protein, whose product MTKVTINMNGQTLEADFNNSDTAQALLNHFPLNVKMMNLYSREMTYRFNEKLPAKKAKTSGYKVGDIAYWTPRHSFVIFYKQTGEIISDLQIVGHISSDVSIFDGVGNTTMQFK is encoded by the coding sequence ATGACAAAAGTAACTATTAATATGAATGGACAAACTCTAGAGGCAGATTTCAACAACAGTGATACTGCTCAAGCTTTATTAAATCATTTTCCACTGAACGTGAAGATGATGAATCTTTATTCACGCGAAATGACTTATCGATTCAATGAAAAGTTGCCAGCTAAAAAAGCCAAGACTAGCGGTTATAAAGTAGGAGATATTGCCTATTGGACACCAAGACACAGCTTTGTGATTTTTTATAAACAAACTGGTGAAATTATCAGTGACTTACAAATAGTCGGTCATATCAGTTCCGATGTTTCCATTTTTGATGGAGTGGGTAACACTACAATGCAATTTAAATAA
- a CDS encoding YbhB/YbcL family Raf kinase inhibitor-like protein, with protein sequence MKINVALKNGFIPDEYSKFATTKISEQPVVSFPIQLEILPQDTKALAISLIDYDAVLRTGFPFIHWLAADIPVTNEIPADFSRNFEGPQGKNSWYSRFYSLNNDYVINHYAGPVPPDKPHDYTLTVYALSNLTGLANGFFYNEFLDTINNKILAQQAIKLRAKN encoded by the coding sequence ATGAAAATAAATGTTGCTTTAAAAAATGGTTTTATTCCGGACGAATATAGTAAATTTGCAACAACAAAAATTAGTGAACAGCCAGTCGTCTCGTTTCCAATTCAGTTAGAAATTTTGCCCCAAGATACGAAAGCTTTGGCAATATCTTTGATTGATTATGACGCTGTTTTAAGAACCGGTTTTCCTTTCATTCATTGGTTAGCGGCTGATATTCCTGTTACTAATGAAATACCCGCAGATTTTAGTCGTAATTTTGAAGGACCGCAAGGTAAGAATAGTTGGTATTCACGATTCTATTCTTTGAATAACGATTATGTGATCAATCATTATGCTGGCCCAGTTCCACCAGATAAACCACATGATTATACATTGACGGTATACGCTTTAAGTAATTTGACTGGATTAGCTAATGGTTTTTTCTATAATGAGTTCCTAGATACAATAAACAATAAAATATTGGCACAACAAGCAATTAAATTAAGAGCCAAGAATTGA
- the xerS gene encoding tyrosine recombinase XerS — protein MEKQHYLKLIDEELSTAPWFVKEYYQAKSTVPLSPATLYQYLTEFRRFFNWLISEGIASVPNQADIPLSLLEHLKKETVELYNSALLNQIKPSGSGGSRTHPTINRSLNALSSLFKYLTEDTEDENGEAYFDRNVMHKIALVRTNETFATRAANLKTKLMLGDTDHKYLAFIDEKYEAELTPTQKRYFLRDKKRDLAINALLLGSGLRVSEAANSDVRQLNLKTGTIGVIRKGGQKDIVQIAPWTLPYIKDYLSDRTKLYHPTSNDRALFLTVYRGKASRMQSSTMEKMVAKYSAAFSVRITPHKLRHTLASKLYLATKNEQLVATQLGQNSTGATSLYTHMIDEEQRKGLKKL, from the coding sequence ATGGAAAAGCAACATTATTTAAAATTAATTGACGAAGAATTGTCAACGGCACCTTGGTTTGTCAAAGAATATTATCAAGCTAAATCGACCGTTCCACTCTCTCCTGCAACGTTGTATCAATACTTAACTGAGTTTAGGCGCTTTTTTAATTGGTTGATCAGCGAAGGAATTGCTTCTGTCCCCAATCAAGCAGACATTCCTTTATCATTATTAGAACATCTGAAAAAAGAGACTGTTGAATTGTACAATTCTGCCCTCCTCAATCAAATAAAGCCATCTGGTTCAGGGGGTAGTCGAACTCATCCAACAATCAATCGTTCATTGAATGCCCTCTCTTCGCTTTTTAAGTATTTAACTGAAGATACTGAAGATGAAAATGGTGAAGCTTATTTTGATCGTAATGTGATGCATAAAATTGCTTTAGTTAGAACGAATGAGACTTTCGCTACCCGTGCTGCTAATTTGAAGACTAAGTTGATGCTTGGCGATACAGATCATAAGTATTTAGCCTTTATTGATGAAAAATATGAAGCTGAATTGACTCCAACACAGAAGCGCTATTTCTTACGTGATAAAAAACGTGACTTAGCTATCAATGCTCTCCTACTAGGTAGTGGTTTAAGAGTTTCTGAAGCTGCAAATAGTGACGTTCGCCAACTAAATTTAAAGACTGGAACAATCGGTGTCATTAGAAAAGGTGGTCAAAAGGATATCGTTCAAATTGCACCTTGGACATTGCCTTATATCAAAGACTACCTTTCCGATAGAACGAAATTGTACCATCCAACAAGTAATGATCGGGCTTTATTCTTAACGGTCTATCGTGGTAAAGCATCTAGAATGCAATCCAGTACAATGGAAAAAATGGTAGCTAAGTATTCAGCAGCCTTTAGCGTACGAATAACGCCACATAAATTACGCCATACGTTAGCTTCTAAATTATATTTAGCAACTAAAAATGAGCAATTAGTAGCAACCCAATTAGGGCAAAACAGTACAGGAGCAACTAGTCTGTATACGCATATGATTGATGAGGAACAACGTAAAGGTTTAAAGAAGCTATAA
- a CDS encoding dihydrolipoyl dehydrogenase family protein gives MQYDVLIIGGGVGGGSAALNLAARGFKVAIVEERDWGGTTINRGSTPKRALLASAETHFRMTQLVKNVAPLSWSEMASHSAKVTLAANQRYGNNLVNSGITTIEGHATFVNSKTISVHGQEYQAKKIILATGARPRRLEFPGSHYMEHSASFLKSSNLPDNITIVGAGIIAFALASIATEAGKKVTIIQHNQKALRIFDQDLVQVLIKRLEDAGVIFKFDNTIQNITELSTGFYKVTTDQDCFETKAVYCAAGRIPNTEDLNLSAVGIKTGPQGIKVDENLRTSNPKIFALGDCCDVPVPKLSNYAIYQGKYLGNNLQKSVQFPIKYPTPALTVFSIPKLGQVGISTQQATNKPELEVKTMDIKNWQTYARNGDDLAQLKIIFNKGSQQIVGAEVLSQDADQLVDYLSLLIQQHVSANDLQQQLFAYPSQASDLYGIWQSK, from the coding sequence ATGCAATATGATGTTCTAATTATCGGAGGGGGTGTAGGCGGTGGTTCTGCTGCTTTAAATTTAGCAGCTCGTGGATTTAAAGTAGCAATCGTCGAAGAACGTGATTGGGGAGGAACAACAATCAATCGTGGTAGTACTCCAAAGCGTGCACTATTAGCTAGTGCTGAAACACATTTTCGTATGACTCAGTTAGTCAAAAACGTTGCCCCTCTCAGCTGGTCAGAAATGGCAAGTCATAGTGCTAAAGTAACTTTAGCCGCCAATCAACGATACGGCAATAATTTGGTTAATTCTGGAATAACCACTATTGAAGGTCACGCAACTTTTGTAAATTCAAAAACAATCTCGGTTCATGGACAAGAGTATCAAGCCAAAAAAATCATTTTAGCTACTGGTGCACGTCCTAGAAGATTAGAGTTTCCTGGAAGCCACTATATGGAACATAGTGCTAGTTTCCTAAAGTCCTCTAATTTACCTGATAATATAACAATAGTCGGTGCAGGAATCATCGCATTCGCACTAGCCAGTATAGCTACTGAAGCGGGAAAAAAAGTAACAATCATTCAACATAATCAGAAAGCTTTAAGAATTTTTGACCAAGATTTGGTTCAAGTTTTAATTAAACGCTTGGAAGATGCTGGAGTAATATTCAAATTTGATAATACTATTCAAAATATTACCGAATTATCAACTGGTTTTTACAAAGTGACTACAGATCAAGATTGTTTTGAAACAAAAGCAGTCTACTGTGCTGCCGGAAGGATACCAAACACAGAAGATTTGAATTTGTCTGCCGTTGGTATCAAAACTGGACCACAAGGTATTAAAGTTGATGAAAATTTAAGAACTAGTAATCCTAAAATCTTTGCGCTTGGTGATTGTTGTGATGTTCCTGTTCCTAAGCTAAGTAACTACGCTATCTATCAAGGGAAATACTTGGGTAATAACTTGCAAAAGTCAGTGCAATTCCCAATCAAATATCCAACTCCCGCTTTAACCGTATTTAGTATACCTAAATTAGGACAAGTGGGAATTAGTACACAACAAGCTACCAATAAACCAGAATTAGAAGTTAAAACAATGGATATAAAGAACTGGCAGACATATGCCCGTAATGGTGATGATTTGGCACAACTAAAGATCATTTTCAATAAGGGGAGTCAGCAAATTGTTGGAGCTGAAGTTTTAAGCCAAGATGCGGATCAGTTGGTTGATTACTTATCATTACTAATTCAACAACATGTTAGTGCTAATGATTTACAACAACAATTATTTGCTTATCCTAGTCAAGCTAGTGATTTATATGGGATTTGGCAATCAAAATAA